The DNA window CCATGACCAACAGCGGAGCTGCAACAAGCATAAGCAGCTCATGTTGCGTCATATGCGCGGAAAATAACTCCGATCCCAATCTGTGAAGAGGTGAAAGCAACGTCAAAGCCAGTGCGGCTATTCCAGCGATAAAGCCGGTAATCTGCCATTTTGGTACGCTGGTTCGAATTCGCCGCAATCCCATTAGATAAAGAGTTAACGTGAGCAGCAGGCTGGCGATCACCCACGGCTCCCAGCTCCAAGCCCGCCATAAATTAGCGCGAGTAACCGGACTTTGGTTCTCATGAGCAAAAGCCAGCGTCGGAACCAGCAGAAGGCTCGTCGCAAGCCGGCATGTATAGCGAAGCTTCATTGATCGCACGGGCTCATGGCCCATTTTGGAATTGAAAGCGCAATGATCACTAACGTGAACGCGATGCTGGCCGCCATTCCGTAAATGGCCATGAAGCGGCTGCGTGATTCCACCATAACGCCGCTAATAATGGCATTTTCCGGTAGCCGACGATAACACCAGAACGCCGCCGCAAACCCGGTGAGAGCCAGCACAATAGCCAGCACGGTATAAAAATGCAGGAGCCAGTGGTATCCGGTGGAACAGGTGTGCTGCACGATGGCATAGCTCAGCACCTCATCCAGCGCGAACCCAATTGGCCCGGCAAAAATTCCCCACCAGAGCGCAAGGGCTCCCGCACCGCTGCGGAACTCCTCCGCTGGTCCAGCCGTCACTGATTTTTTTATAACCATCGCGGCGCCCAATAGATCACCAGATACGTGGCGATAAAAGTAATGATGATGAAGTACCAATACAGCGCATTTACGCTAACGTCCTCAAATCTGCGCCCCTCAATGGGCGTAAAAAACATGATCACCGTCAATACCAGCGTGTCCAAGGTATCGGTTACAAGATGAAACGTGTGGAAGCCCAGCAGCGTCCATGTAACCGAGCCATAGGCGTTTCCGTCCCAGACACAGTTGAGTGACGGAAACTCCAAGGCGCGGATGGCGCAATTCACAATGCCAATCAGGGACATGGCTATCAACCCAATGCGCACAGCCCTAAGCTCGCCTTGCTCGGATTTTTTCTTCAGCCACTGGTTGGGGAGCGCGCTGAGCACCAGGAGCGCGAGGTTAATGCTTCCCCACTTCAGCGCAGGGAGATCAAACCCAGGCGGCCAGTCGGTTTCGCGGGTGCGCAGGAAAAAGTAAGTGGCGATGAAGATAGCGAACATGGTGCCTTCAATCGCCATTAATCCCGATTGTCCCCACCAGATAATGGAGCGATGACCGAATACGACGGTCGGAGTGCGGGAGACGTCAAGCACGGGACGCGGCTGGTTCAGTGTTCCCATATCTCCCTTTCTCTACGGCGCAGGCTCGGTTGCCGCCTGGGCCAATACCAAATCAGAAAGACGATGCCGACAACGATAATGGTCGGAAAAAAAGCTTTTGCGGTGAAAATGGTGCTGATAAAAAATCCGCTGGTGGCAATGGCGGCAATGAAAGGCACGGGCGTGGCTTCAGGAAACTCGTCCCGGTGATCGGGATCAGCATCCATGACCCTGGTCATAAGCACTTGCCGGCAATCTTCGTCCAGTCCTTCCACAATGGGCTGGTTGGGCAGCGCGTCCCAGAGCGCATCACGGCCATTGACGGTGGGAAGTTCAGCAAAGTTATATACCGGAGGCGGAGAACTGGTGGCCCATTCCAGCGTAGCCGCGCCCCATGGATTATTTCCGGCAAGCTCACCCTTTTTCTGGTGCCAGAAAAAGTTGGCGATAAAGATCAGAACGGCAGCCGTCATAAAGACCACGCCGGTGCTTGCCAGCATGTTGAGGCTCCCCCAATGCATGCTGGATGAATACGTATAGACACGGCGTGGCATTCCCCGCAACCCCAGGATGTGCATGGGGAAGAATGTCATGTTGAAGCCGATAAAGAATAGCCAGAAGTGCCACTTCCCTGCTGCCTCATTAAGCATGCGCCCCGTAATCTTCGGCATCCAGTAGTAGAGCGCGCCAAACAGCGGAAACACCGCGCCACCGATCAGCACGTAGTGAAAATGCGCCACAATGAAAAAGGTGTCGTGAATCTGCAGATCGACCGGCACTGAGGCCATGAGCACACCGGTAAGCCCGCCCATTACAAATACAAAGAAAAATGCCAGCGCAAACAGCATGGGCGTCTTCAACACCACTTTGCCAGTCCACATTGTTACCAGCCAGCAGAACACCTGCGTCCCGCTGGCGATCACCACCATCAGGCTGGCCGCGGTGAAGAAGCTTTCCCCCATCTGCGGCAGCCCGGTGGCAAACATATGATGCACCCAGAGACCGAAGCCAACAAACGCGGTGCCGACCATCGAAAGCAGGATTGCGGTATAGCCGAAGATGCGTCGCCGAGAAAACGTGGAGATGATGGTGGAGACAATCCCTGTCCCGGGAATAAAAATGATGTAGACCTCCGGGTGACCAAAAAACCAGAAGAGGTGCTGGTAAAGAATTGCGTCGCCACCTTCCGCGGGATTGAAAAAATGCGTGTTCACCGTGCGGTCCATCAGCAACATCGTGCTGGAGAGCATTACGGCGGGCATGGCGAAGATCACCATAAAAGCAACGATGGCCTGCGCCCACACAAACAGCGGAATCCGGTTCAAGGACATTCCCGGCGCCCGCAATTTGAAAGTCGTGATGATCACTTCTACCGCGACCGCCAGGGCTGAAAGTTCCGTAAACGTAATCATCTGCGCCCAGATATCAGAGCGTTTTCCCGGAGTGAAGTCCGGGCCTGAAAGTGGAACGTAGGCGAACCAGCCCGCATCCGGGCCTGTATTGACGAACAGACCGGCGTAAAGCAGTAAGCCGCCCGCAAGATACACGTAATAGCTATAAGCGTTCAGCCGCGGGAAACAAATGTTCCGGTTTCCTACCATGAGTGGCACCAGGTAAACTGAGAGCGCTTCAAACATCATGGGGACGGCAAACAGGAACATCATGGTGCTGCCGTGCGTGGTGAATATCTGGTTGTAAAGATCCGGCCCCAGGAAATGGTTCTCCGGTCGCGACAGTTGGATACGCATCAGCGCGGCCAACACACCGCCCGCAAGAAAAAAGGCAAATGCCGTAACCATGTAGCGCTTGCCGATGGAGCGATGGTTTACGTGAGTGAACCAACCCCAAAAGCCTGAAGGATCTTTCCAGACTCGCTCCAGGTTCGCCAGCCGGTTCATATCCGGCGCACTTGCGACCGCTGATTGCTCTGATGGTGTCACTACGTTCTCCTCATTTCAGTGTCTCCAAATATTCGAGCAGAGCATTCAGGTCGTCAGGCTTCAGTGGATTGGGAGGCATCTTGTTGCCCGGTTTGATCGACTGCGAATCCAGTATCCATCCGGCAAGATTGCCGCGATTGTTCGGCAGAGTGCCAGCTGCAATGGTCATACGGCTGGCGATATGGGTAAGGTCCGGCCCAAGCTTCCCACCCGATCCGTTGCCGCGAACGGTGTGACACATAACGCATGTGTGCGTAAGAAACACCTGCTCTCCTTGTTTGGCGACCTGGTCAGATGGCGATGCTGGGGTGCTCACCTGTTGTGCCAGCCACGCGTTGAACTTCTCCAATGGTTCTGCGACTACAAAGAAAGCCATATGCGCGTGCTGGTGGCCGCAGAATTCAGCGCACTGCCCGCGATATGTACCAGGCTGGTCGGCCTGGAGCCACACCGCATTCTGATATCCAGGAATCAGATCGCGCTTGCCATGAAGATTCGGGGCCCAAAAGCTGTGAATCACGTCTACAGAAGATGTCTTGATCACCACGGGCTGCCCTACGGGAACATGAATCTCATTCGCCGTGACAACTGTTTGGTCAGCTTGTGTTGCTTCATAGCGAACCTCCCACCACCACTGGTGGCCAATAACGTCAATGGTGACCGGATTTTTCGAGCTAAGGTTCGCGATGGCGTGTCCGGTGCGTACACTTGCCGTGAGCATTACAAACAGCAGCACAACGGTTAGACCAATGGCCCACGCGACGACCACGGTCATGCGGCGGTCAGCCTCCATATTTACCTGTGGCGGAATTTCCTGCACGGATTGCTTTGTGCGAGAGCGGAGAACCGCTGTGCCAAACCACCCCAGTACCACCAGGTAAACCGCGACTATGATCGAAAACATCAGCCACCACAGCCGCTCAATGCGTGCTGCCTGCAGGCCCTTGGAATCCAGCGCGCTCTGGTTTCCGTGGCAGGAAACCAGACACGCCAGCCCGCAGCAAAGCGCAACCAGCCAGAATGAAGATCGGCGCTTCATTTTTCTTTTTGCCCTGGTGGCACGTTAGTTTGCGGCTGATGTTCTTTCGGCGTTGAAGCTTCCGGCCGCTTGGTGTACATGTGATCTTCCCGCCCGGGAGAAACATCCTTAGGCAACTGGCCGCTTATGGCTCGCACGTAGGCCACAATCTCCCAAATTTGTGATTCCGGAATCTTGCCGCGGAAAGACGGCATCCCATTCGGGCGTCCTTCCACAATCGTTTCGTAGATGTTCTGCGGCTCGCTTCCGTAGATCCACTTGGCATCGAGCAAAGGCGGTCCTATCCCGCCACCACCATGCGCGTGGCAACCAACGCAGTTGTACATCTCATAAAGCTGCTTCCCCTGGCTCACGGAATAGGCGCTGTCTTCATAAGGATTGGCGTTAGGCTTGCGATCAGCGGAGTGTCCCGGAGCAATGTCACTCATCTGCACGCCTTCGCCTGTCTCATTCGAAGGTGTAGCTTCGCGGAAGTTGCGCTGCTCTCGCGCGCATCCGGCCAGCAGCAGCGCGGCTAATGCCAAAATGTGCCGCACCTTGTTCATTTCAGCCTCGCCTGCGTCGTGGCAGTCTGAAATTCTGGCACGGAGTACGTGCGAAGAATTCGCTCAATCTGTGCATGCTTCTTCAGCAGAGCGCGATCCAATTGGTCTTTAAGTTCGCGATCTGACTTGCGTACAGCGACGGCCATTGCGAAGCGAAATGGAAGCGCTGGTGGATCGAGTTCAGGGTTTACGGGACGCAGATCAAGAGCAACTCGCTGCCGGGCCGCATAGTAACCGGCAAGAGGACCCCATACGATAGCGACGTCGATTTTGCCCCGAGCCACAGCGCGAATAATTTCCTGGCTCTCGTCGCCGGCAACATCGAATCCCACGATATTCTGCGTGAGCTGGCGGCGGGAAAGCGCGCGAGCCGGCGGCGCGTAATCATCTTCGAGCACCTGGACACCAATTTTCATTTTGCGCAGGCGTGGATCGTCGAATGAATTCAGGTTGAGATGGCGATCTTTCCGCGTGACAAAAACGTAGCTGGAGCTGTAGTAAGGGCTTGTGGTAAGCACCGGACGAAACCGTACCGGCACACCTACCAGCACGTCGCAAACGCCTTTATTCAGGTTTTCCCGTACAAATCCGCGGCCCGCGCGCTGCCACACAAATTCAAGCTTGCGTCCCAGATCACGGGCCAGCAATTCAGCGATCCTGTTATCAAACCCTTGCCCCTGTCGATTCGAGAAAGGCAAATTGTCCGGATCAGCACACACCTTCAGCGCCGGCGAAGCTGCGGCAAGCGATGAAGCTGCAAGTATCACGCAGCACAATTTAAGGAAGCGCAAAAACATACAACTGGCCTCCTTTGCTGGTGTATTTAGGAAGCTCTTTCATAGCGCTCACGAATCCCAGCGCAGCTGTAGGATCGCGTGCATCCAATCCCCCGGAAACAATTGCTCCTGCCCAACCTCCTACCCCGGAGAGAACGGCTACATATTGCTTGCCATCGGGACCTTTATACGTAACCGGCTGGCCGATGATTCCCGATCCGGTCTTGAATTGCCAGAGTTCATCGCCTGTCTTGGCATTAACGGCTTTAAAGTAGCCGTCCATGGTGCCAAAGAAAACCACATCGCCAGCTGTAGCCAGCGCGCCGCTCCAGACCGGGAAACGGTCTTTGATTTTCCAAACCGCTTTGCCATTGACCGGATCCCATGCCGTGAACTCGCCGCCGTGTCCTCCCGGCCCGGCAAACATTTTTACATTCGCTCCTACGTATGGAGTTCCCGCGATGTAACTGACGGAAACATCCTCCTCGTCCTCACAGAGATTGTTGTGCGGCAGGTACAGCAGGCCTGTTCTGGGAGAAAATGCGGATGGTTGCCAATCCTTGGCGCCGGGTGCGCTTGGACATATTTCACGCGTTACTGATCCAAACCGGGGCTTCTTTTCATCGTTGTATTGCAGCAGCCCGGATTTCAAGTCCACGCCTTTGCTGGTGTTTACGTAAGCAAAAGGGCTGGCGGAAAGCGGCTGCCCGGTAGCACGGTCAAGCACGTAGATATAACCGTTTCGGTCCGGGTGAACGATAACCTTGCGCTGCTGCCCGTTGATGGGCAGTTCCAGCAGCAGGTTTTCATTCACGCCATCGTAGTCATAAAGGTCGTGCCGGCTGTACTGGTAATACCAGATTGCTTCACCGGTATCCGCATCGCGTGCAAAAATGCCTGCGGTCCATTTGTTGTCGCCAGGACGCTCATCGGAATTCCACGGACCCGGGTTGGCAGTGCCGTAAAATACCAAATTCGTTTCAGGATCATAGGAGATCCATCCCCACACCGTGCCACCGCCGATTTTCCATGCATCTGGCGGCCAGGTCTTCACTCCCAGGTCTTGTCCTTTATCGGAACTGTAGAAAGGTTTAAATCGCGGACCGATGAGCACATCTTTGTCCGGACCCGTGCTGTAAGCGCGCCATGCAATCTTTCCGCTGTGTGCGTCCACCGCCGTGAGCCAGCCTCGAACTCCGAATTCCCCGCCGCTGTTGCCCACCAGCACTTTGTCTTTCACCACGAGCGGAGCCATCGTGATGGTCTCGCCCTTGGTAATGTCGCCCAGCTTCGTCTTGTAAACTTCCTTGCCGGTTGTCGCATTCACGGCAACGGTGAAACCATCGAGCGTGTTGTAGTAGATATTTCCGAATGCGTAAGATCCGCCGCGATTGACCCAATCACAACAAGCTACGCCCTTGGCGGAAGGCGAGGGATCGGGGTTGTACTGCCATTTGATAGCGCCGGTTTTCGCATCGAGCGCGAATAAAGTATTTGGCCAAGGAGTGATGATATAGAGCGTCCCGTTTACATAGAGCGGCGCTGCTTCATGGCCGCGATCCATACCGGTCGAAAATGTCCAGGCTACTTTTAGTTGCTTTGCATTGTTGACATTGATTTGATCCAACGAACTATAGCGAGTGGAAGCATAGTCCTTTGCCGGACGGACCCATTGGCCGTCATCAGGCTCCATTTTTCCTGCATACACCGGGGCCGAGTAGCTGGACTCCGTTGCAGGAGGTTGCGTTCCGGCAGCACGGCTCTTGGAGTTTCCGCATCCGGATAAAACACACGCCACCACCGCCGTGGCTGCGATTAACCAGCAACGTGGGGTCCCGGATGTTCCTGCTTTTCTATCTTTGTAAAACAACTCTTGCATGGGCAACGAGTAAAACCTTTCAGCCAATTTATGTTGCTCTGCAGATTCGAGGGCATGCGGCCGGAGAACCGGGCAATTAATTCACAATGATGCTTTGAGGTTTATTCAAGTTGTCAGGCGCTGTGCAGTTCAGGGCGGAAGTGGTCTTCTGCAAATCTATGCATTAGCCTCATATCGTCAGGCTCATTTTTCATATTAAGAAACCATGCGCCAAGAAGCGCCAACAGGTCGTGAATGGCCCCTTGCAGCACAATGCCGGCAACCCTTACGTGTGCTTCGGATTCCTGGCGGTTTGCCCGATACGCTATGTCCATAGCAAGTGGAAGTACGCCGGCGAATGCGGATTGTGGATCATCTTCGTGAAAGTAATAAGTAATGGGAAATTGTGCCAGGTCATTGCGAATCTTTGTGATGTCTATGGCCAGCGCAATCACCAGCTGCTCGGTTTCCTGCTCAGGGATTGAGCTGATGCCAATCCGTTCCGAGCGATGGGCGTGATAAAGCAGGCTCAAGCGATGGGCCGCCGAACGACGATACTCAAGGATGGGGTAAATTGACAAAGCCCATGACAGACTCGCGGTAAGAAGAATAAAACCCATCACTGCCTCGCTTCCCATGGCAAAGCGCAGCCAGCGTGAATTTGTGTTGAAATCGCCGCCCACGGTAATCAGAGATCCCAGTGAGACGTTAACTGCGTCAAGAAACGATTGGTGTTGGCGTATGTCCAATCCCGGAGCCATAACAAAGGCAAGCTGCAGGAACGGCCGATAAACAATACCGAAGCCGCCTACGATCAATATGCCCCACACGAACACCGTGGCCACAAATGCTAAAGGGCCAGCCAAGCTCAGCCGCGAATGGTTAGCAGGAAACAGGCGACGGAATATATGCCACATTCGGAATGAAATAAATTCGGCAAGCACCCCACGACCGGAAGGATGAAACAACGTGTGAAACATGTCATGCAGCGCCAAGCTGACGATGAACAAACCGATCACAACTTGTAAAACAATCACAGGCAATTTTCCTTGCGAATTTATGCAACCTGGGCAAGATGGAGAGCAGAGCTGCCTAGATATTGCAAGCCAGGATTAT is part of the Terriglobia bacterium genome and encodes:
- a CDS encoding cytochrome c — encoded protein: MNKVRHILALAALLLAGCAREQRNFREATPSNETGEGVQMSDIAPGHSADRKPNANPYEDSAYSVSQGKQLYEMYNCVGCHAHGGGGIGPPLLDAKWIYGSEPQNIYETIVEGRPNGMPSFRGKIPESQIWEIVAYVRAISGQLPKDVSPGREDHMYTKRPEASTPKEHQPQTNVPPGQKEK
- a CDS encoding methanol/ethanol family PQQ-dependent dehydrogenase — protein: MEPDDGQWVRPAKDYASTRYSSLDQINVNNAKQLKVAWTFSTGMDRGHEAAPLYVNGTLYIITPWPNTLFALDAKTGAIKWQYNPDPSPSAKGVACCDWVNRGGSYAFGNIYYNTLDGFTVAVNATTGKEVYKTKLGDITKGETITMAPLVVKDKVLVGNSGGEFGVRGWLTAVDAHSGKIAWRAYSTGPDKDVLIGPRFKPFYSSDKGQDLGVKTWPPDAWKIGGGTVWGWISYDPETNLVFYGTANPGPWNSDERPGDNKWTAGIFARDADTGEAIWYYQYSRHDLYDYDGVNENLLLELPINGQQRKVIVHPDRNGYIYVLDRATGQPLSASPFAYVNTSKGVDLKSGLLQYNDEKKPRFGSVTREICPSAPGAKDWQPSAFSPRTGLLYLPHNNLCEDEEDVSVSYIAGTPYVGANVKMFAGPGGHGGEFTAWDPVNGKAVWKIKDRFPVWSGALATAGDVVFFGTMDGYFKAVNAKTGDELWQFKTGSGIIGQPVTYKGPDGKQYVAVLSGVGGWAGAIVSGGLDARDPTAALGFVSAMKELPKYTSKGGQLYVFALP
- a CDS encoding cytochrome c oxidase subunit 3, which produces MNQPRPVLDVSRTPTVVFGHRSIIWWGQSGLMAIEGTMFAIFIATYFFLRTRETDWPPGFDLPALKWGSINLALLVLSALPNQWLKKKSEQGELRAVRIGLIAMSLIGIVNCAIRALEFPSLNCVWDGNAYGSVTWTLLGFHTFHLVTDTLDTLVLTVIMFFTPIEGRRFEDVSVNALYWYFIIITFIATYLVIYWAPRWL
- the coxB gene encoding cytochrome c oxidase subunit II, producing the protein MKRRSSFWLVALCCGLACLVSCHGNQSALDSKGLQAARIERLWWLMFSIIVAVYLVVLGWFGTAVLRSRTKQSVQEIPPQVNMEADRRMTVVVAWAIGLTVVLLFVMLTASVRTGHAIANLSSKNPVTIDVIGHQWWWEVRYEATQADQTVVTANEIHVPVGQPVVIKTSSVDVIHSFWAPNLHGKRDLIPGYQNAVWLQADQPGTYRGQCAEFCGHQHAHMAFFVVAEPLEKFNAWLAQQVSTPASPSDQVAKQGEQVFLTHTCVMCHTVRGNGSGGKLGPDLTHIASRMTIAAGTLPNNRGNLAGWILDSQSIKPGNKMPPNPLKPDDLNALLEYLETLK
- a CDS encoding quinoprotein dehydrogenase-associated putative ABC transporter substrate-binding protein, encoding MFLRFLKLCCVILAASSLAAASPALKVCADPDNLPFSNRQGQGFDNRIAELLARDLGRKLEFVWQRAGRGFVRENLNKGVCDVLVGVPVRFRPVLTTSPYYSSSYVFVTRKDRHLNLNSFDDPRLRKMKIGVQVLEDDYAPPARALSRRQLTQNIVGFDVAGDESQEIIRAVARGKIDVAIVWGPLAGYYAARQRVALDLRPVNPELDPPALPFRFAMAVAVRKSDRELKDQLDRALLKKHAQIERILRTYSVPEFQTATTQARLK
- the ctaD gene encoding cytochrome c oxidase subunit I translates to MNRLANLERVWKDPSGFWGWFTHVNHRSIGKRYMVTAFAFFLAGGVLAALMRIQLSRPENHFLGPDLYNQIFTTHGSTMMFLFAVPMMFEALSVYLVPLMVGNRNICFPRLNAYSYYVYLAGGLLLYAGLFVNTGPDAGWFAYVPLSGPDFTPGKRSDIWAQMITFTELSALAVAVEVIITTFKLRAPGMSLNRIPLFVWAQAIVAFMVIFAMPAVMLSSTMLLMDRTVNTHFFNPAEGGDAILYQHLFWFFGHPEVYIIFIPGTGIVSTIISTFSRRRIFGYTAILLSMVGTAFVGFGLWVHHMFATGLPQMGESFFTAASLMVVIASGTQVFCWLVTMWTGKVVLKTPMLFALAFFFVFVMGGLTGVLMASVPVDLQIHDTFFIVAHFHYVLIGGAVFPLFGALYYWMPKITGRMLNEAAGKWHFWLFFIGFNMTFFPMHILGLRGMPRRVYTYSSSMHWGSLNMLASTGVVFMTAAVLIFIANFFWHQKKGELAGNNPWGAATLEWATSSPPPVYNFAELPTVNGRDALWDALPNQPIVEGLDEDCRQVLMTRVMDADPDHRDEFPEATPVPFIAAIATSGFFISTIFTAKAFFPTIIVVGIVFLIWYWPRRQPSLRRREREIWEH